A genomic region of Silurus meridionalis isolate SWU-2019-XX chromosome 7, ASM1480568v1, whole genome shotgun sequence contains the following coding sequences:
- the usp22 gene encoding LOW QUALITY PROTEIN: ubiquitin carboxyl-terminal hydrolase 22 (The sequence of the model RefSeq protein was modified relative to this genomic sequence to represent the inferred CDS: inserted 1 base in 1 codon), which produces MGPAGCSHVNGFKVENWKQNLRVIYQCFVWSGSAETRKRKAKSCICHMCGAHLNRLHSCLHCVFFGCFTKKHIHEHAKTKRHNLAIDLLYGGIYCFVCQDYIYDKDMEQIAKEEQRKAWKLQGIGEKYSTWEPTKRELELLRHNPKRRRITSNCTIGLRGLINLGNTCFMNCIVQALTHTPLLRDFFLSDRHKCEMQANSCLVCEMSQLFQEFYSGHRSPHIPFRLLHLVWTHARHLAGYEQQDAHEFLIAALDVLHRHCKGDDNGKKANNPNHCNCIIDQIFTGGLQSDVTCQVCHGVSTTIDPFWDISLDLPGSSTPFWPLSPGSDGSVVNGESHPSGATTLTDCLRRFTRPEHLGSSAKIKCSGCHSYQESTKQLTMKRLPIVACFHLKRFEHSAKXRRKITTYVSFPLELDMTPFMASSKESRMNGQYQQPVDSLNNDNKYSLFAVVNHQGTLESGHYTTFIRQHKDQWFKCDDAIITKASIKDVLDSEGYLLFYHKQFLEYE; this is translated from the exons GCGAAGTCATGTATATGTCACATGTGTGGTGCTCACCTGAACCGGCTGCACTCGTGTCTCCACTGCGTCTTCTTCGGCTGCTTCACGAAGAAACACATCCATGAGCATGCCAAAACCAAGAGACACAACTTGG CTATAGACCTTTTGTACGGAGGAATATACTGTTTTGTGTGCCAAGACTACATATACGATAAAGACATGGAGCAGATCGCCAAAGAAGAACAAAGGAAAGCATGGAAATTGCAAG GCATCGGAGAGAAATATTCGACGTGGGAACCTACAAAGCGAGAGCTGGAGCTGCTTCGGCACAACCCGAAACGACGGAGGATTACTTCCAACTGCACCATAG gTCTGAGGGGTTTGATAAACCTGGGCAACACATGCTTTATGAACTGCATTGTCCAGGCTCTGACACACACCCCACTGCTGAGGGACTTCTTCCTCTCAGACAGACACAAGTGTGAGATGCAGGCCAACTCCTGCCTTGTCTGTGAGATGTCCCAGCTTTTCCAGGAG TTTTACTCGGGCCATCGCTCTCCCCACATTCCCTTTCGGCTGCTGCACCTGGTGTGGACACATGCACGCCACCTGGCTGGCTATGAACAGCAGGATGCACACGAGTTCCTCATCGCAGCCCTGGACGTGCTACATCGCCACTGCAAAG GGGATGACAACGGGAAGAAGGCGAACAACCCGAATCACTGCAACTGCATCATTGACCAAATCTTTACTGGAGGCTTGCAGTCAGACGTCACGTGTCAAGTCTGCCA TGGGGTATCAACAACAATAGACCCATTCTGGGACATCAGTTTAGACCTCCCGGGTTCATCCACTCCGTTCTGGCCTCTCAGTCCAGGCTCTGACGGCAGCGTCGTGAACGGAGAGAGTCATCCGAGTGGAGCTACCACACTGACCGACTGCTTAcggag ATTTACTCGGCCCGAGCACTTGGGGAGCAGTGCCAAAATCAAATGCAGTGGTTGCCATAGTTACCAGGAGTCCACTAAGCAACTGACAATGAAGAGGCTCCCCATCGTGGCATGCTTTCACCtcaaa AGGTTTGAGCATTCCGCAA CTCGAAGGAAAATCACCACATACGTATCGTTTCCACTCGAGCTCGATATGACTCCCTTCATGGCCTCCAG TAAAGAGAGTCGGATGAACGGACAGTACCAGCAGCCAGTAGACTCGTTAAACAATGATAACAA GTATTCTCTCTTTGCTGTAGTGAATCATCAGGGCACACTGGAGAGCGGCCATTACACCACCTTTATCCGCCAGCATAAGGACCAATGGTTTAAATGTGATGACGCCATCATCACTAAAGCCAGCATTAAGGACGTGTTGGACAGTGAAGG GTATCTACTGTTTTACCATAAACAGTTCCTTGAGTACGAGTAA